One region of Tumebacillus amylolyticus genomic DNA includes:
- the rpiB gene encoding ribose 5-phosphate isomerase B, with protein sequence MKLAIAADHGGFSLKESVKKKLDAMGIAYHDFGTYSEESVDYPDYGIKVAEAVASGEYQRGILVCGTGLGMSIVANKVPGIRCALLHDTFSAKATREHNDTNIMAMGARVIGPGLADDIVEIWLTTEFSGGRHQKRLDKIADVEKRYGQEEGVTGC encoded by the coding sequence ATGAAACTTGCAATTGCAGCCGACCATGGCGGCTTTTCTTTGAAAGAATCTGTGAAAAAGAAACTCGACGCGATGGGGATTGCCTACCACGACTTCGGGACGTATTCGGAAGAGTCGGTGGACTACCCGGACTACGGGATCAAAGTCGCGGAAGCTGTGGCAAGCGGTGAATACCAGCGCGGCATCCTCGTCTGTGGCACCGGACTTGGCATGAGCATCGTCGCGAACAAAGTTCCGGGCATTCGCTGTGCCCTGCTCCATGATACGTTCTCGGCAAAAGCGACCCGCGAGCACAACGACACCAACATCATGGCGATGGGCGCACGCGTCATCGGGCCGGGTCTCGCCGATGACATCGTGGAAATTTGGCTCACCACCGAATTCAGCGGCGGTCGTCACCAAAAGCGTCTCGACAAGATCGCCGACGTCGAAAAACGCTACGGTCAAGAAGAAGGCGTGACAGGATGCTAG
- a CDS encoding TIGR01440 family protein has protein sequence MLENETSQHEAFDPALVKAQTLQVLRELAGSTELDSETIVVIGCSSSEVVGRKIGTAGSAEAAQQIVEAVLEARTQYGFHVAFQCCEHLNRALVVERQTMKEFHLEEVTVVPVPTAGGQVASTAFRSLTKPVLVERIQAHAGIDIGDTFIGMHLRPVAVPVRPTLRSIGEAHVTMAKTRPKLIGGARAIYVLD, from the coding sequence ATGCTAGAGAACGAAACTTCCCAACACGAGGCGTTTGATCCCGCTCTCGTGAAGGCACAGACCCTGCAAGTGCTCCGCGAACTGGCGGGAAGCACCGAATTGGACAGCGAAACCATCGTCGTCATAGGCTGTTCCTCCAGCGAAGTCGTCGGGCGCAAGATCGGCACGGCCGGTTCTGCCGAAGCCGCGCAGCAGATCGTGGAGGCGGTGCTGGAAGCTCGCACACAGTACGGGTTTCACGTGGCGTTTCAATGCTGCGAGCATCTCAACCGCGCTCTCGTCGTCGAGCGTCAGACGATGAAGGAGTTTCACTTAGAGGAAGTCACCGTCGTCCCCGTTCCGACGGCGGGAGGTCAAGTGGCGTCCACCGCGTTTCGATCCCTGACCAAGCCGGTCCTCGTCGAACGCATCCAAGCCCACGCAGGCATCGACATCGGAGACACGTTCATCGGGATGCATCTGCGCCCCGTCGCCGTGCCCGTTCGTCCGACCCTTCGTTCGATTGGCGAGGCTCACGTCACGATGGCGAAAACGCGTCCGAAACTGATCGGTGGCGCACGCGCCATTTACGTTCTCGATTGA
- the glyA gene encoding serine hydroxymethyltransferase — protein sequence MTNHLSQTLKQIDREVAEAMEKELGRQRSKIELIASENFVSTAVMEAMGTVLTNKYAEGYPGKRYYGGCEYVDVVEDIARDRVKKLFNAEHANVQPHSGANANTAVYFAFLKPGDTVLGMNLSHGGHLTHGSPVNISGQYYNFVPYGVEEGTHQIDYDKVRALAVEHKPKMIVAGASAFPREIDFPKLREIADEVGAYLMVDMAHIAGLVATGHHPSPVPYADFVTSTTHKTLRGPRGGLILCKEQYAKAIDKAIFPGIQGGPLMHVIASKAVAFGEALQPDFKDYIQAVVDNAQTLATALTDRGFTLVSGGTDNHLLLLDVRNFGLTGKEAEHLLDEIGVTTNKNTIPFDPASPFVTSGVRIGTPAATSRGFDGEAMVEIAAIIELTLKHRDDAAKVEEARQRVQALCDKFPMYEGLTYL from the coding sequence ATGACAAACCATCTGTCCCAAACATTGAAACAGATCGACCGCGAAGTTGCCGAAGCCATGGAAAAAGAGCTGGGCCGCCAGCGTTCGAAAATCGAATTGATCGCCTCCGAAAACTTCGTCTCCACTGCAGTTATGGAAGCGATGGGCACCGTGCTCACGAACAAATACGCAGAGGGCTACCCCGGCAAGCGCTACTACGGCGGCTGTGAATACGTCGACGTCGTAGAAGACATCGCCCGCGACCGCGTGAAGAAATTGTTCAACGCGGAACATGCCAACGTCCAACCGCACTCCGGCGCCAATGCGAACACAGCTGTGTATTTCGCATTCCTGAAGCCGGGTGACACCGTGCTCGGGATGAACCTCTCGCACGGCGGTCATTTGACCCACGGTTCTCCGGTGAACATCTCCGGCCAATACTACAACTTCGTTCCCTACGGCGTCGAAGAAGGCACGCACCAAATCGACTACGACAAAGTCCGCGCCCTCGCCGTCGAACATAAACCGAAGATGATCGTCGCCGGCGCTTCTGCGTTCCCGCGCGAGATCGACTTCCCGAAACTGCGTGAGATCGCCGACGAAGTCGGTGCGTACCTCATGGTCGACATGGCGCACATCGCAGGTCTCGTTGCGACCGGTCACCATCCGTCTCCGGTTCCGTACGCAGATTTCGTCACCTCCACCACACATAAAACGTTGCGCGGCCCGCGCGGCGGTCTGATTCTCTGCAAAGAGCAATACGCGAAGGCGATCGACAAAGCGATTTTCCCGGGCATCCAAGGCGGCCCGCTGATGCACGTCATCGCATCCAAAGCGGTCGCATTCGGCGAAGCGCTGCAACCGGACTTCAAAGACTACATCCAAGCGGTCGTGGACAACGCACAAACGCTGGCAACCGCTCTGACCGACCGTGGTTTCACCCTCGTGTCGGGCGGCACGGACAACCACCTGCTCTTGCTCGACGTCCGCAACTTCGGACTGACCGGCAAAGAAGCGGAGCACCTGCTCGACGAAATCGGCGTCACGACGAACAAAAACACCATCCCGTTCGATCCGGCGTCTCCGTTTGTCACCTCGGGCGTGCGCATCGGCACCCCGGCTGCCACGTCCCGTGGTTTTGACGGCGAAGCGATGGTGGAAATCGCTGCGATCATCGAGCTGACCCTCAAGCATCGCGACGACGCGGCCAAAGTCGAAGAAGCACGCCAGCGTGTACAGGCGCTTTGCGACAAATTCCCGATGTACGAAGGCTTGACCTACCTCTAA
- the upp gene encoding uracil phosphoribosyltransferase, with amino-acid sequence MGKVYVFDHPLIQHKLTYIRSTETGTKQFRELVEEVAMLMAYEATRDLPLEETTIQTPVSEAKTKILAGKKLGVVPILRAGLGMVDGILSLIPSAKVGHIGLYRDPETLQPVEYYCKLPTDLEERDLITVDPMLATGGSAAAAITFMKQRGAKNIKLMCLIAAPEGIETVQQAHPDVDIYVAAIDECLNDHGYITPGLGDAGDRLYGTK; translated from the coding sequence ATGGGAAAAGTCTACGTATTTGATCACCCACTGATCCAACATAAATTGACCTACATCCGCAGCACCGAAACCGGGACGAAGCAATTCCGCGAACTGGTGGAGGAAGTCGCGATGTTGATGGCGTACGAAGCCACTCGCGATCTGCCCCTGGAGGAGACCACGATTCAAACGCCGGTTTCGGAAGCCAAAACCAAGATCCTCGCCGGGAAAAAGCTCGGCGTCGTGCCGATCTTGCGCGCCGGACTTGGCATGGTGGACGGCATCTTGAGCCTCATCCCGAGCGCGAAGGTCGGTCACATCGGCCTCTACCGCGATCCGGAAACCCTGCAACCGGTGGAGTACTACTGCAAACTCCCGACCGATTTGGAAGAGCGCGACTTGATCACGGTCGACCCGATGCTTGCGACGGGCGGTTCGGCTGCGGCTGCGATCACGTTTATGAAACAACGCGGCGCGAAAAACATCAAGCTGATGTGCTTGATCGCCGCTCCCGAAGGCATCGAAACCGTTCAACAAGCACATCCGGACGTAGACATCTACGTCGCCGCCATCGATGAATGCTTGAACGACCACGGGTATATCACGCCGGGCCTCGGCGACGCGGGCGACCGCTTGTACGGCACGAAGTAA
- the wecB gene encoding non-hydrolyzing UDP-N-acetylglucosamine 2-epimerase yields the protein MEPIRVLTVFGTRPEAVKMAPLVKALEKAGDRIHSKVCVTAQHRQMLDQVLNLFEIKPDYDLDIMEPRQTLTGVSIKALAGLEKVLQEEQPHIVLVHGDTTTTFVAGLAAFYQQIAIGHVEAGLRTYDKYSPFPEEMNRQLTGVMADLHFAPTDMSKANLLQEHKPEARIFVTGNTAIDAMATTVRDTYSHEILDSLQAGQRLVFMTAHRRENLGEKMHNIFTAVRRLVEEHEDIVLVYPVHLNPAVQEPARAILGGHDRIHLIDPLDVFDTHNFMSRAYLILTDSGGIQEEAPSLGVPVLVLRDTTERPEGIEAGTLKLAGTEQEVIYSLAHELLTDEGAHEAMSIAANPYGDGQASERIVQAILYHFGQGEKPDEFRV from the coding sequence ATGGAACCGATTCGTGTACTGACCGTGTTTGGCACCCGACCGGAAGCTGTCAAGATGGCACCGCTTGTGAAAGCGCTGGAGAAGGCCGGAGACAGAATTCACTCCAAGGTGTGCGTCACCGCGCAGCACCGGCAGATGCTCGACCAAGTGTTGAACTTGTTCGAGATCAAGCCGGACTACGACCTCGACATCATGGAGCCGCGCCAAACGCTGACCGGCGTGTCGATCAAAGCGCTGGCAGGTCTTGAGAAGGTCTTGCAAGAGGAACAGCCGCACATCGTGCTCGTACATGGCGATACCACGACGACGTTCGTGGCGGGCTTGGCCGCTTTTTACCAACAGATCGCCATCGGTCATGTGGAAGCGGGTTTGCGCACGTATGACAAGTACTCCCCGTTCCCGGAAGAGATGAACCGCCAACTGACCGGCGTCATGGCCGATCTGCACTTTGCGCCGACCGACATGTCCAAGGCGAACCTTCTGCAAGAGCACAAACCGGAGGCGCGCATCTTCGTCACGGGCAATACGGCGATTGACGCGATGGCGACCACCGTTCGCGATACATACTCCCATGAGATCCTTGACAGCCTGCAAGCGGGCCAACGACTCGTGTTCATGACGGCGCACCGCCGTGAGAATTTGGGGGAGAAGATGCACAACATCTTCACCGCCGTTCGCCGCTTGGTCGAAGAGCATGAGGACATCGTGCTCGTCTACCCGGTGCATCTGAACCCGGCTGTGCAAGAACCGGCGCGTGCCATTCTCGGAGGACATGATCGGATTCATTTGATCGACCCGCTCGACGTGTTCGATACGCACAACTTCATGTCCCGTGCGTACTTGATCTTGACCGACTCCGGCGGGATTCAAGAAGAAGCACCGTCGCTTGGCGTTCCGGTACTCGTGCTTCGCGACACCACCGAGCGTCCGGAGGGCATCGAAGCCGGCACGTTGAAACTGGCGGGCACGGAGCAAGAGGTGATCTACTCGCTCGCTCATGAACTGCTGACCGACGAAGGAGCGCACGAAGCGATGTCGATCGCCGCGAATCCCTACGGCGACGGACAGGCTTCGGAGCGGATCGTGCAAGCGATCTTGTACCACTTCGGGCAGGGTGAGAAGCCGGACGAGTTCCGCGTATAA
- a CDS encoding helix-turn-helix domain-containing protein, whose product MNYLTLGQKLRLKRKELNLTLKDVAGDYISTATLSLVERDMQVPSEDLLRYLADKLQTPYPYFRETPEETLNRRAKTLLAEAEVLLYRKRFGMAARFAEEILEDAKELKLMHLIGQSSLLLSQIALEKGEYHKANQYLFEAQNATILSGNDGWLPNIYYQFGLVSFRQSFYAQALDYFKQAEQTELVELKTVEDDLTRKILSMISQTYHKLSQFDQALHYAEKTRDLVSRLNNLEAYAESLIMLGASYREKEQYDQAFDLFQEAQRLIHQVDAQQELSEISYNLASLFVKTGNFEEAHRHYAQAIDQKLQHQDPSVVSTSLEHVETLILSGDIEPALERLESATLLLDQFGVEEERARALALRYQLLHLSGKSQEGRAALEESLTLTRKLPFPKRVADTLVRLGRICANSGDPTTATLLFAEALAVYENCGIILDRFI is encoded by the coding sequence ATGAACTATTTGACCCTTGGCCAAAAACTACGACTCAAACGCAAAGAACTCAACCTCACTCTCAAAGACGTCGCTGGAGACTACATTTCAACTGCTACTTTGAGCCTCGTGGAACGCGATATGCAGGTGCCTTCGGAGGACCTGTTGCGTTACCTCGCCGACAAGTTGCAGACTCCCTATCCGTACTTCAGGGAGACTCCAGAGGAGACTTTGAACCGCAGGGCCAAGACTCTTCTCGCAGAAGCCGAAGTCCTGCTCTACCGCAAGCGTTTCGGGATGGCCGCCCGTTTCGCGGAGGAGATTCTGGAAGATGCCAAAGAACTGAAGCTTATGCATCTCATCGGGCAGAGTTCGCTCTTGCTCAGCCAGATTGCATTGGAGAAAGGCGAATACCACAAGGCGAATCAATATCTGTTCGAAGCACAGAACGCAACGATCCTGTCCGGCAACGACGGATGGTTGCCCAACATCTACTACCAATTCGGCCTCGTGTCGTTCCGCCAGTCTTTCTATGCCCAAGCGCTCGACTACTTCAAGCAAGCCGAGCAGACGGAGTTGGTGGAGCTGAAAACCGTCGAGGACGATCTCACCCGCAAAATTCTCTCGATGATCTCGCAGACCTACCACAAGCTCAGTCAGTTTGACCAAGCGCTTCACTATGCGGAGAAGACCCGCGATTTGGTGTCCCGCTTGAACAACCTGGAAGCGTATGCCGAATCGCTGATCATGCTTGGCGCTTCGTATCGAGAGAAGGAGCAGTACGACCAAGCGTTCGACCTCTTCCAAGAGGCACAGCGCTTGATCCACCAAGTCGATGCGCAGCAAGAGCTCTCGGAGATCTCCTACAACCTCGCGTCGCTGTTCGTGAAGACCGGCAACTTCGAGGAAGCGCACCGTCACTACGCGCAAGCCATCGACCAGAAGTTGCAACACCAAGACCCAAGCGTCGTCTCCACTTCTCTTGAGCATGTCGAGACGTTGATTCTGTCCGGTGATATCGAACCAGCACTGGAACGTCTGGAAAGTGCGACTCTCTTGCTCGACCAGTTCGGCGTGGAGGAGGAACGTGCCCGCGCTTTGGCGCTGCGTTACCAACTCCTGCATCTCTCCGGCAAGTCCCAAGAGGGCCGTGCCGCACTCGAGGAAAGCTTGACCCTGACCCGCAAGCTGCCGTTCCCCAAGCGCGTCGCCGACACCCTCGTACGCCTCGGTCGCATCTGCGCCAATTCCGGCGATCCGACCACCGCAACGCTTTTGTTTGCCGAAGCTTTGGCGGTGTACGAGAACTGCGGCATCATCCTCGACCGTTTCATTTAG
- a CDS encoding acetyl-CoA C-acetyltransferase, with translation MSNRDAVIVSAVRTAIGNFQGALAGVSAPELGGLVLKEALSRAGVSADHVEEVILGNVLQAGLGQNPARQAAIKGGLPNTIASMTINKVCGSGLKTVMLAAQAIKAGDADVILAGGMENMSQAPYLLEGARNGYRMGDGKVVDVMIRDGLWCAFDDTHMGITAENIAERYGLTRDEQDEFAAWSQQKAEQALASDRFKDEIVPVVLPQRKGDPIVFDRDEFPRAGTTAATLGKLRPAFKKDGTVTAGNASGINDGAAAILVMSREKAEELGLPILATIKSYASAGLDPNVMGLGPIYATKKALEKANLSIADIDLVEANEAFAAQSLAVGKDLEIPREKLNVNGGAIALGHPIGASGARVLVSLLHEMQKRDAKRGLATLCIGGGQGVALVVER, from the coding sequence ATGAGCAATCGTGATGCAGTTATCGTAAGCGCCGTCCGTACGGCGATCGGGAATTTTCAAGGGGCTTTGGCGGGTGTCTCGGCACCTGAGTTGGGCGGTTTGGTTCTCAAGGAAGCGCTTTCCCGTGCAGGAGTCTCTGCCGACCATGTAGAGGAAGTCATCCTCGGCAACGTCTTGCAAGCGGGTCTCGGCCAGAACCCGGCTCGTCAAGCGGCGATCAAAGGCGGTCTGCCGAACACCATCGCGTCGATGACGATCAACAAAGTCTGCGGCTCCGGTCTCAAAACCGTCATGTTGGCGGCGCAAGCGATCAAAGCGGGCGACGCAGATGTGATCCTCGCAGGCGGCATGGAGAACATGTCGCAGGCTCCTTACTTATTAGAAGGTGCTCGCAACGGCTATCGCATGGGCGACGGTAAAGTGGTGGACGTTATGATTCGCGACGGCCTCTGGTGCGCGTTCGATGACACCCACATGGGCATCACCGCAGAAAACATCGCCGAGCGCTACGGCCTCACCCGCGATGAGCAAGACGAATTCGCCGCTTGGTCGCAACAAAAAGCCGAGCAAGCGCTCGCTTCTGATCGTTTCAAGGACGAAATCGTCCCGGTCGTACTCCCGCAGCGCAAAGGCGACCCGATCGTCTTCGATCGCGATGAGTTCCCGCGTGCAGGCACCACCGCCGCAACGCTTGGCAAACTGCGCCCTGCTTTCAAAAAGGACGGGACCGTAACCGCGGGCAACGCGTCCGGCATCAACGACGGTGCAGCGGCGATCCTCGTCATGTCCCGTGAAAAAGCGGAAGAACTCGGTCTGCCGATCCTCGCGACGATCAAGTCCTACGCATCTGCGGGTCTCGACCCGAACGTCATGGGCCTCGGTCCGATCTACGCAACCAAAAAAGCGCTGGAGAAAGCGAACCTCTCCATCGCCGATATCGATTTGGTGGAAGCGAACGAAGCGTTTGCCGCTCAATCGCTTGCGGTAGGCAAAGATTTGGAAATTCCGCGTGAAAAATTGAACGTCAACGGCGGCGCCATCGCCCTCGGTCACCCGATCGGCGCATCCGGCGCACGCGTGCTGGTTTCCCTGCTCCACGAAATGCAAAAACGCGATGCCAAGCGCGGTCTCGCAACGCTTTGCATCGGCGGCGGACAAGGCGTTGCACTCGTCGTTGAACGCTAA
- the atpB gene encoding F0F1 ATP synthase subunit A: MEHLFPTIGEGIWKLNLTSAAMTVLAILVVLILGRLAVANMSIRNPRGVQNIFEWLTDFISGLAKDTIGGERAMTYVPLAMTLITYLFVSNQMGLIMNLNFDVHSPMVGVSAEALKEHGGHSVVAFFASPTANMSVALAMSISIVLFTHIIGLKNPRSYFKHYIQPYPPFAILHIIDEVSKFFTLGLRLFGNIFAGEVLVGIILAIPMAGGWFPTGGIPLLVWIAYSLFVGTIQSFVFTVLTLVYIGQKLPHDEHH, encoded by the coding sequence ATGGAACACCTTTTTCCCACCATTGGGGAAGGGATTTGGAAGCTCAACCTGACCTCGGCTGCGATGACGGTTCTTGCGATTCTCGTCGTCTTGATTCTCGGTCGTCTCGCCGTAGCCAATATGAGCATCCGAAACCCTCGTGGCGTGCAAAACATCTTCGAGTGGCTGACTGACTTCATCTCCGGCCTCGCGAAGGATACCATCGGTGGAGAGCGTGCGATGACGTATGTGCCGCTTGCGATGACCTTGATCACCTACCTGTTTGTTTCCAACCAAATGGGTCTGATCATGAACCTCAACTTCGATGTGCATTCTCCGATGGTCGGTGTCTCTGCTGAGGCGCTTAAAGAGCATGGAGGTCACAGCGTCGTTGCGTTCTTCGCATCGCCGACGGCGAACATGTCGGTTGCGCTCGCAATGTCGATCTCGATCGTCCTGTTCACCCACATCATTGGTCTGAAGAATCCGCGGAGCTATTTCAAGCACTACATTCAACCGTATCCGCCGTTTGCGATTCTTCACATCATTGACGAAGTGTCCAAGTTCTTCACGCTCGGTCTTCGTCTCTTCGGTAACATCTTCGCAGGTGAGGTCTTGGTAGGCATCATCCTGGCGATCCCGATGGCCGGCGGCTGGTTCCCGACCGGGGGCATTCCGCTGCTCGTGTGGATTGCGTACTCGCTGTTCGTAGGTACCATCCAGTCCTTCGTCTTCACCGTCCTGACCCTTGTTTACATCGGTCAAAAGTTGCCGCACGACGAGCATCACTAA
- the atpE gene encoding F0F1 ATP synthase subunit C translates to MEMAVGLLLGLAAVGAGIGNGLVVGRTIEGIARQPEARGMLQTQMFIGLGLVEALPIIAVAFGLILFGRL, encoded by the coding sequence ATGGAAATGGCAGTAGGTCTCTTGCTCGGTCTCGCAGCAGTTGGCGCAGGTATCGGTAACGGTCTCGTAGTTGGTCGCACGATCGAAGGTATCGCTCGTCAACCGGAAGCACGCGGTATGCTTCAAACTCAAATGTTTATCGGTCTGGGTCTCGTAGAGGCACTCCCGATCATCGCAGTTGCGTTCGGTCTGATCCTGTTCGGCCGCCTGTAA
- the atpF gene encoding F0F1 ATP synthase subunit B: protein MDFELGTALFQLVAFLILFLLLRKVAIGPLMRMMKERAQYIENQITTAEKNREEVERLAEENRAALQSAKKDAAEMLENARRSGEKQAADILAAAEEEARRIREEAVATINREKDAAIAELREQVGNLSVLLAGKIIAKELNAESHKALFEEAVKEMGVRV, encoded by the coding sequence ATGGATTTTGAACTTGGCACGGCGTTATTCCAGCTCGTGGCCTTCTTGATCCTCTTCCTGTTGCTCCGCAAAGTTGCCATCGGTCCGCTGATGCGCATGATGAAAGAACGCGCGCAATATATCGAGAATCAGATCACCACGGCTGAAAAGAACCGTGAAGAAGTAGAACGTCTCGCAGAAGAAAACCGCGCTGCTCTGCAAAGCGCGAAGAAAGACGCTGCTGAGATGCTTGAAAACGCACGTCGCTCCGGCGAAAAGCAAGCTGCTGACATCCTCGCTGCGGCTGAGGAAGAAGCACGTCGCATCCGCGAAGAAGCAGTTGCAACGATCAACCGCGAGAAAGACGCTGCCATCGCGGAACTCCGCGAACAAGTCGGCAACCTGTCCGTTCTGCTGGCTGGCAAGATCATCGCGAAAGAACTCAACGCAGAATCCCACAAGGCCCTTTTCGAAGAGGCTGTTAAGGAAATGGGTGTTCGCGTATGA
- a CDS encoding F0F1 ATP synthase subunit delta encodes MKNATVAKRYAEALFEVAQQQGNADTVQAELSAITDALKAHPELEQMLLHPSISTEVKKKQMNELFNGRVSAIVMNFIQLLLDRRRQEDLHSIAEEFTVLADKASGRVKVKVESATPLSEEEISTLKNTLGANGKQIEVTATVNPALIGGAKVRVGDTVFDYTVAAQLERFRQTLKY; translated from the coding sequence ATGAAGAACGCAACAGTAGCCAAGCGTTATGCTGAAGCGCTGTTCGAAGTCGCACAGCAACAAGGCAACGCAGATACCGTGCAAGCGGAACTCTCGGCCATCACGGACGCGCTCAAAGCGCATCCGGAACTGGAACAAATGTTGCTCCATCCGAGCATCTCGACTGAAGTGAAGAAAAAGCAGATGAACGAGCTGTTCAACGGCCGTGTCTCTGCGATCGTCATGAACTTCATCCAACTTCTGCTCGATCGTCGTCGCCAAGAAGACCTCCACAGCATCGCTGAGGAGTTTACCGTCCTGGCTGACAAGGCGAGCGGTCGTGTCAAAGTGAAAGTAGAGTCTGCGACTCCGCTTTCCGAAGAGGAAATTTCGACCTTGAAAAACACGCTCGGCGCAAACGGCAAGCAGATCGAAGTCACCGCGACTGTCAATCCTGCTCTGATCGGCGGCGCGAAAGTGCGCGTAGGCGATACTGTGTTTGACTACACCGTCGCCGCTCAGCTCGAACGTTTCCGCCAAACGCTGAAATACTAA
- the atpA gene encoding F0F1 ATP synthase subunit alpha — protein sequence MSIRPEEISALIKQQIENYQSEVQVYDVGTVIQVGDGIARIHGLEKVMAGELLEFSNGAIGMAFNLEVNNVGAVILGSVVGIKEGDTVKRTGRIAQVPVGEALVGRVVNPLGQPIDGRGPIETKEFRPIESPAPGVIDRKSVHEPLQTGIKSIDSMIPVGRGQRELIIGDRQTGKTAIALDTIINQKGNGMICIYVAIGQKQSTVSQVVETLRKHGAMDYTIVVSASASDPAPLLFLAPYAGVSMGEYFMYKGGHVLCIYDDLSKQAAAYREMSLLMRRPPGREAYPGDVFYLHSRLLERAAKLSDKLGGGSLTALPFIETQAGDISAYIPTNVISITDGQIFLESDLFNSGVRPAVNVGLSVSRVGGSAQIKAMKQVAGTIKTDLAQYRELQAFAQFGSDLDKATQARLDRGARTVEIMKQGQYQPMSVERQVVSLWAVKEGHLDAIPVESVLRFESEWLSFIDTNYPQIFKGIIEGKSLTDELIASLKEAVGKFKATFVA from the coding sequence ATGAGCATTCGTCCTGAAGAAATCAGTGCGCTGATCAAGCAACAGATTGAGAATTATCAATCTGAAGTTCAAGTATATGATGTTGGGACCGTAATCCAAGTTGGTGACGGGATCGCACGTATCCATGGTCTTGAAAAAGTCATGGCGGGCGAACTCCTCGAGTTCTCCAACGGCGCCATCGGTATGGCGTTCAACCTTGAAGTCAACAACGTCGGTGCCGTTATCCTCGGTTCCGTTGTCGGCATCAAGGAAGGCGACACCGTAAAACGTACCGGCCGCATCGCGCAAGTTCCGGTCGGCGAAGCACTCGTAGGCCGCGTTGTGAACCCGCTCGGCCAACCGATCGACGGCCGCGGCCCGATCGAAACCAAGGAATTCCGTCCGATCGAGTCTCCGGCTCCGGGCGTAATCGACCGTAAATCCGTTCACGAACCGCTGCAAACCGGTATCAAGTCGATCGACTCGATGATTCCGGTCGGCCGTGGCCAACGCGAATTGATCATCGGCGACCGCCAAACCGGTAAGACCGCGATCGCGCTCGACACGATCATCAACCAAAAAGGCAACGGCATGATCTGTATCTACGTTGCAATTGGTCAAAAGCAATCCACCGTTTCGCAAGTTGTGGAAACCCTCCGCAAGCACGGCGCAATGGACTACACCATCGTCGTTTCCGCATCGGCATCCGATCCGGCTCCGCTGCTCTTCCTGGCTCCGTACGCAGGCGTTTCGATGGGTGAATACTTCATGTACAAGGGCGGCCACGTCCTTTGCATCTACGATGACCTGTCCAAGCAAGCGGCCGCTTACCGCGAAATGTCCTTGCTGATGCGCCGTCCTCCGGGCCGCGAAGCATACCCGGGCGACGTCTTCTACTTGCACTCCCGTCTGCTGGAGCGCGCAGCGAAGCTGTCCGACAAGCTCGGCGGCGGTTCTCTGACCGCGCTGCCGTTCATCGAGACCCAAGCGGGTGACATCTCCGCGTACATCCCGACGAACGTCATCTCGATCACCGACGGTCAGATCTTCCTCGAGTCCGACCTGTTCAACTCCGGCGTACGTCCGGCAGTCAACGTCGGTCTCTCCGTCTCCCGTGTCGGTGGTTCTGCTCAGATCAAAGCGATGAAGCAAGTCGCAGGTACGATCAAAACCGACCTCGCACAATACCGTGAGCTGCAAGCGTTCGCGCAGTTCGGCTCCGACCTTGACAAAGCGACCCAAGCACGCCTCGACCGCGGTGCTCGCACTGTCGAGATCATGAAGCAAGGCCAATACCAACCGATGTCCGTTGAGCGCCAAGTCGTCTCCCTGTGGGCCGTCAAAGAAGGTCACCTCGACGCAATTCCGGTTGAATCTGTCCTGCGCTTCGAGTCCGAGTGGCTCTCGTTTATCGATACGAACTACCCGCAAATCTTCAAGGGCATCATCGAAGGCAAATCCCTTACCGATGAACTGATCGCGTCCCTGAAGGAAGCGGTTGGCAAGTTCAAAGCGACCTTTGTGGCGTAA